From one Henriciella marina DSM 19595 genomic stretch:
- a CDS encoding LptF/LptG family permease — MNQVSLYLSRLYLGRLAGVAFAVLTLVSLLDSLGNSELLPTDAGLVDRLRFVVLRLPLIFDSTFAIIIFLSVLVTYLSLIRRNEIVALFGTGMSVFGQLRALGPCLFVVGALSALIVTLVNPPAARSLTDWLGPAALMEQAGDERAVWVSEADQLVRIGNISENNVEDLTFFVLSPEGYVESVSKAANATYEAGAWALADTEVLHSLDGETVAPRLWTTRQTPDSLFKLQTYPRFLSIPDLLQLYDLRGSGSRPSSAYLVWLIDRFSMPIVALALLLLAVPLMQRAGRRETGEISAMIALAIGFVYLVADGIFTTLAESGAFSGWVGQLVPLGTLIFVGLWLTLRTEEAT; from the coding sequence ATGAACCAAGTCAGCCTGTATCTCTCAAGGCTCTATCTAGGCAGACTTGCGGGCGTCGCCTTTGCGGTGCTCACGCTGGTGAGCCTGCTCGATTCGCTCGGCAACAGCGAGCTTCTGCCAACCGATGCAGGCCTTGTCGACCGGCTGCGCTTTGTTGTGCTGCGCCTGCCGCTCATCTTCGATAGCACTTTTGCCATCATCATCTTCCTGTCCGTGCTGGTGACTTATCTCTCGCTCATCCGGCGCAATGAAATTGTCGCCTTGTTTGGGACCGGCATGTCTGTCTTCGGGCAGCTGCGGGCCCTTGGTCCCTGCCTGTTCGTTGTCGGTGCGCTAAGCGCCCTGATCGTGACGCTGGTCAATCCACCCGCCGCGCGCAGCCTGACCGACTGGTTGGGCCCGGCCGCCCTCATGGAGCAGGCGGGTGATGAGCGGGCGGTTTGGGTGTCGGAAGCCGACCAGCTCGTGCGCATCGGGAACATTAGCGAGAATAACGTTGAGGACCTCACCTTCTTTGTCCTGTCGCCCGAAGGCTATGTCGAGTCGGTCAGTAAAGCAGCGAACGCCACCTACGAAGCGGGCGCCTGGGCACTTGCAGATACCGAAGTGCTGCACTCCCTGGATGGAGAGACCGTGGCTCCCCGGCTGTGGACGACGCGGCAGACGCCCGACAGCTTGTTCAAGCTGCAGACCTATCCTCGCTTCCTGTCGATCCCGGACCTCTTGCAGCTCTATGATCTTCGCGGCTCTGGCAGCCGGCCTTCCAGTGCTTATCTCGTCTGGCTGATAGACCGGTTCAGCATGCCCATCGTTGCGCTTGCCCTGCTTCTTCTGGCCGTGCCGCTGATGCAGCGCGCAGGACGCCGCGAAACCGGAGAAATCTCCGCAATGATCGCGCTCGCTATAGGTTTCGTCTACCTGGTCGCAGACGGCATCTTCACGACGCTGGCTGAAAGCGGTGCCTTTAGTGGATGGGTGGGGCAGCTGGTGCCGCTCGGTACGCTGATCTTTGTGGGTCTATGGCTGACATTGCGCACTGAGGAAGCCACGTGA